ATATACCAAAGAGCATGTTCTCAAGGGGTGCTCTTGGAGAATTGGTAATGAGAAAAAACTAACATTTGGGAGAATCCTTGATTTAAGGATGGTTTAAAGTCCTAATTTGAAAATCAGTAGTATTCAATATGTTTTGGGGCAGGGACCTACTTGATAAAAGAGGGACAAGGTGAAATTTAGaccttattaaatttttttagtgtCTATGATGTGGAGATAATCAAGCAATTTCCAGAACCAGAACAAGTCAACAATAATGAGAGTAGAACTACATGGAAAAAATTATGGAGGACTATAACTATGCCTAGAATACAAATATTAAGTTGGAGGATCCTACAAGATGCTATTCCGGACAGAAGTGAATTGATAATGCAAAGGGTTCATTGTCCCATATTCTGTCCTATGTACCTCAGACATGAGGAGACACTTGACCATATTTTCAATGAATTGTGACTGGACCAAAAGGTGTGGTTAACGAGTTATTAAAAAGGTATCTGTTTTAGAATATGTTTGCGAGTTTATAGGGGAGGAAAGGGGAAGACTTCCGAatacgaaattttaaaaaattatagaaaaaaatttgacattttttgaaaaaataactttgtttagaatgataaaatagtcattatcattactaaatatttaattttcagaatagtaTAACACCCTAAAagatatttagaaaatttatgtaagccctccaaaaccctccaaagccctccttcaatacaattttttagttctcccattttatggggtttttggtgttattaataaaatcaaaccctccaaaaccctcctagccaaaatctttttattcttttcactcaattcttcctattttccaaagccctcaCCTCTCTTCCCcttcaaactcgcaaacaaaaccTTAGAGAGTAGTCACAGCTCATGCTTCCTTCAGTCAATTAATTTATAGAATCCTTTAGTGTAATAATACCCCTTACAACAACTTTAAAATAAACGAGTTactgatatttataaatcaacaattaaaaaaaaggtCTTGTTAACCTATGTCCTCAGGGTAATAATTAAGcattcaaaagaaagaaaatattttataaaaaatttaatattttaatttttaagacaTTAAATACACAGATTATCGAGATAAACTTACTATTTTAAGATCTTAATCATTGCCCCGAGGACATTGGTTAGcattttccttaaaaaaatagtaatcatataataaaaaaaattaattataatcataatgattttaaaagtaaaacatatattcaaaattttgtgattagTGGGTTCACTTCccgttttgaaagtatttttgaaCTGTTAAGTaataatgtaatattttttaaggggaaaTAACATATTAATTTTTATCTTTTGTCAAAATAATGaactaaaaaattaaaactaattaagtacaatgtatttttccaaaaaaaaccattcattgaaaaaaaactatataatttTGGACCAACTTAAGACTTAGGGATATAATAGATATGGTATGAATAGGGTACTATAATACTCGTCTACATTCTATATCTCCGATTTATTAAAATCTTTGTACTTGAGTTCATATTTGTGTGACCACCAATATTTATTCATGTACCTTTAAGTACCTAAGTACCCAAAGCCTCACATGTTTattgatatttttaaataaaaagtttgatcaattataatttatcatatcattttaagtttttaacaatattttttttagaaaaaaatttaaaaatgttattgttgaattaagaaattaaaaaacatttatattcAAATGCGTGCAAGAATAgtgatatttttaataaaattgataaaaatcgtgtatatgataataaaaataaaatatataattatacatcGTGCGGAAATGAGACGGGTGGATACTAAAGTACCCGTACTTGCACTCATACTTActaattttaattgatatataaTTGATTGTGTCCATTTTATAGATTTTTATCCTTATCATTGTAGATAATTTTTGCGGGTGCTCATCGAAGATAAGTTAAATTGGCCATTCTAAAGGtaacaaagtaaaaaaaaaaccaccaaaacaaaacaaaaaagtcaCTATACTATTTTCCCTTCACTCACCATTCAATTCAAATAACAAAGAATGGTGGCTGCGATATCCATCCGAATTTCAAATcccatcatcattcatctctcaAATCACAATGAAATTCAGTTCACATTCCAATATTATCATAAAATGAattaacaaagaaagaaaaattttCAACAATGAATTGGACCAGCATGAGAATTTACTTGAGCAGCAATGCAACTCTAAAAGTCCTTGGCATACTTCTTCTTGGTCAAATAGTATCTTCCGCAGTTGCACTCATGAGCATCACTACTTCTCTCATTGCTGAATTTGGTATTCTTAATCTGTTATTTTTCTGGTTATTAATTATGAGTTATATGTATTTTAAAACTTTCATATGATTTTTATATAGGTGTTGATACACCTTTAACTCAGAGCCTTCTTACATATGGATCTTTAGCTTTGGTTTATGGAAGTATATTGCTTTATAGGCATCAAAAACCTATGGTATGTATTTTCATTTCTTCTTTAATATCTAGAAACACCGACATATACAATGATACGTACAATACCAACACTGATACGTCAAAActagttataattttaataaataaatatattgaaaCATAATCACGTGTGCTATATCATGTCTGCATTGCACATTAACATGTTTCGAACACCTGACACTTTTTTGTTAAGAGATGTTGGTGCTTCCACGATATCTTTGcctaataaatttaaattgttgGAATTTTTGAGATCTTGCAATGCATGTGAGTCCTTATATTTTGTGCAGGTTTCTTGGTATTGGTATTTATTATTAGGTTTTGCTGATGCTCAAGGGTGTTACTTGGGTAAGTAGTGTTGTTCCATTCCATCTATGAAACATTTTTTTtgcatttaatttgaattccgaGTTATGATTTTGTATGCAGTTATCAAAGCATATCAGTACAGTTCAATTACAAGTGTAACATTACTAGACTGTTGGACAGTGCCTTGGGTGATTCTACTCACATGGATCTTCCTTGGCACAAGATATTCACTATGGCAGTTATTTGGTGGAACATTGTGTGTGCTTGGTCTCTCTTTAGTCTTACTTTCTGACACTTGGAGTGGTGGTGGAGGTTAGTCACATTCATTTATTCAAACCTATTTTGATAGAACATTTCAATCAATTAATTAGTTTGATTCCAAATTCAAAATTTTCAGGTGGATCAAAAATTATCTTGGGTGATGTACTTGTTATTGTAGGGACAGTTTTCTATGCAATAAGCAATGTTGGCGAGGTAAGTGCGTGTCCTGTCTGTGTTCGTGTCTGTATCAGTCTGCACGCTAGTAATTATGAAAACCATTTAAGTTGCGGAGTAACGAGTAatctaacttgatttttcatgaTCTTATAAAATGCAGGAATTTTGTGTTAAGAAAAAAGATCGAGTTGAAGTAGTTGCAATGCTCGGTGTTTATGGATTTCTAGTTACGGCCGTTGAAGTGTATCCTTCTTATTATTCTAATTTGGTTCCAATTAGGAAACCTAATGCTACAAATTTAAATTTGGTTTAGTTTCTTCCATTACTCCATTATTTGACAGTTCAATTTTAGAATTGAAGACTCTGGAATCAATCAAATGGTCTGCAGATATTGTAAGTGGTCAATTCCCAAAACATTTTAGGTATACTACAAAACACTGAAAATTCATATTTGTAACAGGTCCTTGCTTTTGCTAGCTATGGTGTGTCAAGCTTCATCTTTTACTCACTTGCTCCTTTTGTTCTTAAGGTTAGTTTACTTGTTTGAGACATAGGGTGGTCTTAGAGGCTTGAGGGTCTGTAAGATGGACTACAGCACAGAATCTCAAATTTTCAACAATTAAATTGTGACTAAATAGGATCGCATAATAGATTTGTTAGGTTAAACTATGACTAATTAGTGCCCTAGTTGTTTTGTCCCAACTGAATTGTAGTTAACCCAGACAGAACCTCTAAAAACTAAAGACGGACCGTCTCTTTTTGCGACAATGTGGCAATTCTGTTTAGAATATTACAGCTGAGTGGAGTTTTGTCCCATGCAGTTGAGTGGATCAACAATgtttaatctttctcttttaacggctGATATGTGGGCAGTGGTTTTCAGAGTTTTCTTTTATCACCAAAAGGTATTATTTTCCAAATtttcattttaagtttttttttttttgaaatattaattttCATTATAATTTGACaatgtaataatattatttacaggTGGATTGGTTATACTTTGTCTCTTTTGCAGTTGTTGGTATTGGTCTAACAATTTATTCTACAacgtatgtattatttatttatatataattgtaaCTATAATCAGTTCATTGTTGTTACTTGTTAGAGAAAACACATGTTACTAATTACTATTGGggtgttttgtttttctttttatcaGAGAGAAAAAATCAGTTCCTGCAGCAGGTACTACTATTGAGGAAAATGAGAATCTGAACACAGAATACCAAATACTTAATGGTGAAAGTGAAGGTGTAACCACATCAACTTGATCAAACCAATGATTCTTTTGTTTCATGAGGGAAATCTTATTCTGCATTGAGCTAGCTATTTTTGTGCTTGTCTTTATACTTAATTAGAAAAATAAGTTGGACCATAAATATATTCTTTaagaaataactaaaataaaaagttatgTCGGTTTATTTAGTAAAAgacaaataataatttttttttactattattatgattattataataataaatattgtatATTGTCTAaaagttatatttttattaaattttattcatggTTGATTCAACAGTTTTAGGTCTAAAGTGacttttaatgaaaaaaaattaaaaaagtttcTTCTTACAATATTTAAAGGAAATTTGtgaatacataaataaaataataaaaactttaCAGCTTGTTCttaaaattaaacataattataaaataaataaagaaactagtataatatcattttaattttttatccaTGTTACAATATAGTAatccattatattttaaaattgaaaaaaatattagcaaaTATTGCACTCGGTCATATTTGATATTGTAATCCATTATATTTTAAAGAGTGAAAGATTTATTTTAGTCCCTCATAAAAATCACACAACTAAATTAGttcatcacaaaaaaaaaagtttaatttaatttcttacaaaatttgtattttatttgtttatttttcattttttaaatattcaaaaagacataattgtttcttataaggaattgaaccaaatatttttaaataatacaccaatataaaaataaaatttataaaatgtaaatcctcaatttatttaatcaattagaaataaattaaattatatgtaattaaaattaaatagcgcagaactaaatatttatttatttcaaactaattcaaattaaataataattaattaatttaatattaactcaattaattgttaaaatatttaatcaatttaaattaaataataaattaatttttaaaattatttagttaattcaaACTATTAATTTAAcagtaattcaattaaatattaattaattaattttatttgattaattatatttatgatttatattttattaaatttacttttaaatttttgtatgttatttgaaataagtaaatgtttatTCTGAATTATTAACTTAAGTATTCATTATTAGGAATATTACCAATAGAAATTAAtctgtctagttgtaaagtgattatcatttaactTGAACGGACATGAGTTTGATACCTCATTggtacaaatttcaacttttttgttttaaattaaaaattatttaatattactaaAAATCATAGGAATTATTTGTCATAAATTTACATTGGACTTAAAATATTGgttagtaacaaacccgtgcatacgcacgggttctgttcggttacgcgaatttggatacatcattaattttaaataaaaatgttaaaaaagaaaaaaaaattcgataaataattgattttttcgtGAATTAAATTCAAGAAAAATAATCTAGATGAGtggatgatatatatatatatatatatatatatatatatatatatatatatatatatatttctattatAAAGCGATGACAATGGATTGTAGTTAATAattgaaatgaatttttttagcTATTATGAAATTTTTATGGCAGTTCcattacttttaatattttttaagaaagaaATACCTATTCGTGATATTTGTGAATTGTTTTATTCTTGCCATATAGCACAGCTGTTTTCATATTTCTTTGTTGTGATACAACACTTGCAAAATTATTTGTTAAGTATAAACACCATCATGAATTCATGATTGTGTCTCTTCAAAGTAACATGTTTAATTAATATTTGGGTGTATTTGAAGATAAATCTCCAAATATatcaaaatttgtattaaaaagtgtgtaaaaaaatatGCTTTTAAACATGCATCTCCGAATGCTATGAGTTGTTGTGATTTTTTATAATGGTGGGAGAGGACACATACGAGTAGAAAAGAAAGAGTAACCTCTATAGAATAAAGAAACATTCTAGAGTCCCTTAAAAAATTTTGGTGCTTTTATTTGGGTCAGATTTTGGGACATAAATAGGGATAGCAACAGGTAAGGTCGGGTGCgcgtttcacactacccaaatccGCACGCGAAATCACCATCCGAACCCAAATCCAAAGACTATTCGGGTTGCAAAATATCACTCACGCTCACATCCGTTGAGTTCAGGTTTTTTCACCAAAACTCGAACCCtaacaaaacacataaaatacaacaataacattgaaatttccatcaattttcctacaactttccaacaacaacattacaatTTCCCATCAATTTTACTCCAACTTTTCAACATCAACATTACAATTTTTCGTCAAcattgaaatttaaaataaagtcttaaacttttcatcaagtttgttacaattatatatatttagggGCACTAATGTAATTTAAGATCTAAGCGGGTGTGGTTTTGGGTTTCGGGTGTGGATTTTACACCATCCAaatccgcacccgaaatatcgagTGACACCCagattttcacccgttgactcggattCGAATGCAGATAGGTCCCGCGAGTTTGGATCTTCTTCGATCCCTGATTTAATTATGTTAAGAGTTTAATTTATTTCGTGGATGTGATGATTTCTTGTATAAATATTATGAGTTTTGAGATCTAGTAAACTCTAAAATCTAATCCACCTAAAGTTTAATACTTTGAACAATTTAAATATGTTTAGATATTTCAAAACTTAATGAATCTATAATTTCTGGGAGGGATGGAGAAAGAGAGTTATGACTTATTTAAATgcattattttaaaaagtaaaatcaAAACTGATAACAGAGCAGAAGAAATGAATTAAAGAGAACGGTTTAAAATAGCAGAAGAAGAAAGTGGATTAAAGAGGACAATACTAATGGCATGTTTGGATTGTCGGTGGATAGAAATGATtatagtagaattgattttgttaaaattgatttatatttgaatatatttatgTAAAAACGAGTAGAATaataaatttcaatgtaaaaatcatctaaaatcaatttttaagacaaaagttacaaattttatcttcaagtagaatcaattttaaaaacaaaatcaattctactatgGCCTAAACAAATATCTTAAAATCATCTATAATCAATTATACacatttaaaattgtttttgacaATTCCAAAAGTCAAACCAAATATACATTAAATAAGATTATTGTTATATTTTCGGTTGTTATAGAGGGATATGTGAAATGGAACATGTTAAAAAATTTGGAGATTTTAAAGATTTAAGTTCTCTATTAGATAATACATAAAAGAGAGAGCAATGAACTCTGGCTTTTATTAAAAGATGCAATACTTTAATATTCAGTTTGGACATAATTCTTTAATTATTGAACAACTCGCTCTTTTAACGAAGGTATCCGCAAATTGACTTTGTGAAGGAACATAAAGAGGGCAAATCAAAGTGCAATCAATCTTCTTTTTGATAAATTGCATATCCACCTCAATGTGTTTTATTCCATTATATTGAACTGGACTGAAAACTATACTAATTGCTAACTCATTATCATAATAAAGCTTCATAGGTTGATtccatttaatcttaaaatttaCTAACATAATTTTAAACTAAAGTAATTCACAAATAGTTTGTGTGATCGCTCGGTACTCAACTTCAGCATTGGAACAGGCCAcaactttctattttttttctctattgaGTTACAAATTTTTCTCTGAAATATGTACTGTAGTGGATCTCTGATCAATAATTGAACCCGCATATACAACATCATTG
The Vicia villosa cultivar HV-30 ecotype Madison, WI linkage group LG6, Vvil1.0, whole genome shotgun sequence genome window above contains:
- the LOC131613088 gene encoding uncharacterized protein LOC131613088 isoform X2, yielding MNWTSMRIYLSSNATLKVLGILLLGQIVSSAVALMSITTSLIAEFGVDTPLTQSLLTYGSLALVYGSILLYRHQKPMVSWYWYLLLGFADAQGCYLVIKAYQYSSITSVTLLDCWTVPWVILLTWIFLGTRYSLWQLFGGTLCVLGLSLVLLSDTWSGGGGGSKIILGDVLVIVGTVFYAISNVGEEFCVKKKDRVEVVAMLGVYGFLVTAVEVYGVSSFIFYSLAPFVLKLSGSTMFNLSLLTADMWAVVFRVFFYHQKVDWLYFVSFAVVGIGLTIYSTTEKKSVPAAGTTIEENENLNTEYQILNGESEGVTTST
- the LOC131613088 gene encoding uncharacterized protein LOC131613088 isoform X1, which codes for MNWTSMRIYLSSNATLKVLGILLLGQIVSSAVALMSITTSLIAEFGVDTPLTQSLLTYGSLALVYGSILLYRHQKPMVSWYWYLLLGFADAQGCYLVIKAYQYSSITSVTLLDCWTVPWVILLTWIFLGTRYSLWQLFGGTLCVLGLSLVLLSDTWSGGGGGSKIILGDVLVIVGTVFYAISNVGEEFCVKKKDRVEVVAMLGVYGFLVTAVEVSILELKTLESIKWSADIVLAFASYGVSSFIFYSLAPFVLKLSGSTMFNLSLLTADMWAVVFRVFFYHQKVDWLYFVSFAVVGIGLTIYSTTEKKSVPAAGTTIEENENLNTEYQILNGESEGVTTST